ACGATCTCGGTGAGCTGCCCGCGGGTGTAGTTGGCGCCGCCGCGGTGGCCCGGAGTCAGCCCCATCGAGCGGGTCTGCGGGGTGTCGAGGTACGGGAAGCTGGTGGCGATGTTGCCGACCCACGGGGAACCGTCGGCCCAGATCTTGATCCCGATCTGCTGGAACATCGGGTCATCGCGGTCCTCGCCCGGGAGGACGTCGGTGCGCATCTCGGGGACGCTCACCTCGTAGACGCGCATCCGGACCTTCGCCGCACCGGAGCGGTAGAACGCCTGGACGCGTTCGCGGGCGTCCCGGCGGAATCCCAGGTCGGCGACGGTGGTGATGCCCGCCCGCGCCAGCCGGTCGTGCTCGTGACCCATCAGGGTGGCGAAGTTGTCCGCATCGGGCGGGCGGATCGCGCCGCCGAGCAGCATCGCGGTCGCGGGTGCCTCGAAGGCCGCGCCGGTGGGATCGCCCGCCGCGTCGCGTTCGAACCGGGAGCCCGGCGGATCCGGGGTGTCCCTGGTGATCCCGGCGCGTTCGAGCGCCGGGGTGTTGCACCAGGCGCTGTGCCCGCTGTTGTGCATCACCGAGAGCGGCCGGCCGGGGCAGAGCTCGTCGAGGAGCGCCCGGTCGATCGGCGGCAGACCCTCCTGCAGCAGCGGGTCCCAGCCGAACGCGCCCAGCCAGGCACCGGGCTCGGCGGCGGCCACCGCCGTGCGCAGCCGGGACAGCACCTCCTCGGCGGTCGCGCAGGTCACCGGGCGGATGTCGAGGACGTCCGGGCCGTTGATGACCATTTCGAGAGTGGGGTGCCCGTGCGCCTCGACGAAGCCCGGCAGCACGGTGCGACCGTCGAGCCGGACCACCCGGGTTCCCGGCCCGCACCACCGCTGGACCTCCTCGTCCCCGCCGACCGCGCTGATCCGGCCCCCGGACACCGCGAGCGCGGTCGCCCGCGGGTTGTCGCTGGTCATGGTGAGCACGTTCCCGCCGATCAGGGCGAGTTCTGCTTCGGGTGCCATCGGCCGCCTCCCGGTCGGAACGGAACACCACCGATCCTCGTTGCCGACCTGGCGGATCGCACCCCGACGCCACCGGCACCGCCCGAACGACCGGTGCGGGTGCGCGGACGCCCTGTTCCGTCCACATCAGACCCCGCTTCCGTCCGTTGTGGAC
This portion of the Saccharopolyspora antimicrobica genome encodes:
- a CDS encoding amidohydrolase, with product MAPEAELALIGGNVLTMTSDNPRATALAVSGGRISAVGGDEEVQRWCGPGTRVVRLDGRTVLPGFVEAHGHPTLEMVINGPDVLDIRPVTCATAEEVLSRLRTAVAAAEPGAWLGAFGWDPLLQEGLPPIDRALLDELCPGRPLSVMHNSGHSAWCNTPALERAGITRDTPDPPGSRFERDAAGDPTGAAFEAPATAMLLGGAIRPPDADNFATLMGHEHDRLARAGITTVADLGFRRDARERVQAFYRSGAAKVRMRVYEVSVPEMRTDVLPGEDRDDPMFQQIGIKIWADGSPWVGNIATSFPYLDTPQTRSMGLTPGHRGGANYTRGQLTEIVGAYFPLGWQIACHVHGDVAVEMVLDVFGEALAAHPERADARLRLEHCGAMTPEQYRRAAELGVTCSLFVDHLYYWGDVLVDGLFGARAESWTCAGAAIEAGVPISFHNDSPVTPPEPLRNIQAAVTRTSRSGRVIGPQYRVTVEQALRAETIDAAWQLFAEHEVGSLAVGKRADLVVLDADPHAVPPEEIGDIPVRETYLDGRCTFRE